The following coding sequences are from one Peromyscus eremicus chromosome X, PerEre_H2_v1, whole genome shotgun sequence window:
- the Nexmif gene encoding neurite extension and migration factor, translating to MDNQQDKAIAASANGENSLINGVKENDSEDQDVAMKSFAALEATTPIQPIPVAQKESSMFPRGLPPLPSKKPCVQSPPSPLGLIEAPDHSADSASVNAISLTSGVAKGLNTWSLPSECEKAPFAIMEPAGMSALNGDCLMQPSRTCLGCFMESKEAVDPEPGISLKVSDLNRDYETCAVSDIGIQCINAGENIKYGEQLLSDQLLGFPLHKSRAGDRRETEKPDIDLEDPTQKSYYEALLLDKCNTEEALLANSNQDWGYFETFISESKIELLDLCSKNELSVNLFSEEDVDNYMFDDDESTLGSDVCSLKIRYESFQDNVRDKTTLLMQEDAQFNFFPSVFTTCPKRESKSGILKQSSDLSQFKVPDVSIIWGEEDKNLDKKKGKEEIHEDKSVEKKDEKDNEEKPELNNKPCSGLEVEQFKNLKPDHLTNSLETSGNFSDDSSFIEVSYDAMGEIKDCSRYMARDTNSGSSSSQQNYGLRAKRKVRYSEDYLYDVDSLEGEKVNERKEWPPGGSKEEDDDEWCPKKRRKVTRKEPPVIIKYIIINRFKGEKNMLVKLSKVDASETTVNLSENQLSKYAKLSPLKGFWQKKKKQRNSNTDSIKTPLCQKQSFEPGSFEMSFLPPARKRKSKLGNRHRIQRIQSMETSASSKQVPLCSDQRQASNRKEEGSLKGTSKSAPLAAPSCASGSHLRGIIVPDSVKVKTQDTEFKGPERKVLNKIKFKSEARLKSKKIKTGQENKPVQMSPVLEDQSSKANLKNEVIPGTSNNSHLSEFHETKVVKNSTFLPTTCSSEMPLSSANVATNIPVIPGGYLQTLLDASDLSNNTSISYFTNSSAEQNEGSLAQTEKSFVPLQSAQDCVLSSSSESELQPLSSSHNFKLEASNYGSMWSNKATSGPQEFLTEVSREIATNQSSEFEASQVVSMENNLTAITYSPICLSSGCNKVLYACVQDTHLPSDDSYQLCPFSNGEICFPSQQTPGSAHDDGRLFSFDSMTPLSVSSSNYCSLSLKSCEKDGDDDITDDFLAHCSPKLVIQQSIDEIAPLKESTDLLDISNFTPDKFRHSSLSEMSPPDTPSLSPQSTRCENIKTMKGFQEGVPGSLGSMEKVKWDCSTLSQQVQADDGFTLNNHQFQFHMFNDEDSVGLLQKNPCLSTFDESAGQISTNNKVSKSRKKILPGKSGAVSQSSSQKNTRKKSPKASNKGVEKPPSKTSRQVPKSAKKGKYVAAVNGEKMQIGIGRNGGQPNSTSSSGKTLTECIQHGGPVAPMKMPSQKGLSGDWALGKESRPGWNDMSVVTNTNNLLDDDQREFQEPSYILSNIASGMADVQRFMMASIEPLWEPMEHQGESTTFYSTDSNSLKLKTLKILAGTPQESKKKVNNGSSGATKNHRSIKGVSKSNGKGAITDPGRADMAGYNEDSQSAFFDKKYSNMSTLGNNGPTHKKLYRHKSSSKALRDEKYKGKRVEREQVHKDEAGTASFEKLRDSNYNLLKAETAFGVLPVFEEETHIFQKDI from the exons ATGGATAACCAACAAGATAAAGCTATTGCTGCCTCAGCCAATGGAGAAAACAGTCTGATTAATGGGGTCAAAGAAAATG ACTCAGAGGACCAGGATGTGGCAATGAAGTCATTTGCAGCTCTAGAAGCTACTACACCAATCCAACCTATCCCAGTGGCACAAAAAGAGTCCTCGATGTTTCCTAGGGGTCTCCCACCTCTGCCATCTAAGAAGCCGTGTGTGCAGAGCCCTCCATCTCCTTTGGGCCTGATCGAAGCACCTGATCATTCTGCTGATAGTGCTTCTGTGAATGCCATCTCCCTCACATCTGGAGTTGCAAAAGGCCTGAATACATGGTCACTGCCCAGTGAGTGTGAGAAAGCTCCATTTGCTATAATGGAGCCTGCAGGCATGTCAGCTCTGAACGGAGACTGCCTCATGCAGCCAAGCCGAACTTGCTTAGGTTGCTTCATGGAATCAAAAGAGGCAGTAGACCCTGAACCAGGGATCAGTCTGAAAGTCAGTGATCTAAACAGAGATTATGAAACATGTGCAGTCTCTGATATAGGGATCCAATGCATTAATGCtggggaaaatataaaatatggagAGCAGCTGCTTTCAGACCAGCTATTAGGCTTCCCTCTGCATAAATCAAGGGCAGGAGATAGACGAGAAACTGAAAAACCTGACATTGACTTGGAAGATCCAACTCAGAAAAGTTATTATGAGGCATTACTGTTAGATAAGTGCAATACTGAAGAAGCTTTACTGGCAAATTCCAATCAGGATTGGGGTTACTTTGAGACTTTTATTAGTGAGAGTAAGATTGAACTACTTGACCTCTGTTCCAAGAATGAACTGTCTGTTAACCTTTTCTCTGAAGAAGATGTGGATAACTATATGTTCGATGATGATGAGTCAACACTAGGCAGTGATGTCTGCTCCCTCAAAATTCGATATGAGTCATTTCAGGACAATGTTCGAGACAAGACCACCCTTCTGATGCAGGAAGATGCCCAATTCAATTTTTTTCCCAGTGTCTTTACTACATGTCCCAAGAGAGAATCTAAGAGTGGAATCCTCAAGCAGAGCAGTGATCTTTCTCAATTCAAGGTCCCTGATGTGAGCATCATCTGGGGAGAGGAAGATAAAAACTTGgacaagaagaaaggcaaagaggaaatacatgaagacaaaagtgtagagaaaaaagatgaaaaagataaTGAAGAAAAGCCTGAATTAAATAATAAACCATGTAGTGGGCTTGAGGTAGAGCAATTTAAGAACCTAAAGCCGGACCATCTTACTAATTCCCTGGAGACATCAGGGAATTTCAGTGATGACAGTTCCTTCATTGAGGTCTCATATGACGCCATGGGGGAGATCAAGGACTGTAGCCGCTATATGGCTCGGGATACTAATTCTGGAAGCTCATCCTCCCAGCAGAACTATGGGCTGAGAGCCAAGAGAAAAGTCAGATACAGTGAAGATTATCTATATGATGTTGACTCACTAGAAGGGGAAAAAGTAAATGAGAGGAAGGAATGGCCTCCAGGTGGTTCCAAAGAAGAAGATGACGATGAATGGTGtcccaagaagagaagaaaagtcaCCCGTAAGGAACCTCCTGTTATTATCAAATATATCATTATCAATCGCTTTAAAGGTGAGAAGAACATGCTGGTGAAGCTTAGTAAGGTGGATGCCAGTGAGACAACAGTAAATCTGAGTGAGAATCAGCTCAGTAAGTATGCCAAGTTATCACCATTGAAAGGCTTttggcaaaagaagaaaaagcagagaaACAGCAACACAGACTCCATCAAAACACCCTTATGCCAAAAGCAAAGTTTTGAACCAGGTAGCTTTGAGATGTCATTCCTGCCGCCTGCTCGTAAACGAAAATCTAAGCTTGGCAATAGACACAGGATTCAAAGGATCCAATCCATGGAAACTTCAGCAAGTAGTAAGCAGGTGCCACTCTGCAGTGATCAGAGACAAGCTAGTAATCGCAAAGAAGAAGGCAGCTTAAAAGGTACATCAAAGTCAGCACCTCTTGCTGCTCCAAGCTGTGCCAGTGGATCACATTTACGTGGCATCATAGTCCCTGACTCAGTGAAAGTCAAAACCCAAGACACAGAGTTTAAGGGGCCAGAGAGGAAAGTGctcaacaaaattaaatttaaaagtgaaGCTAGATTAAAatccaaaaaaatcaaaactggaCAAGAGAACAAACCAGTTCAAATGAGCCCTGTCTTAGAAGACCAGTCCTCCAAGGcgaatttaaaaaatgaagtcattcCTGGAACCTCAAACAATTCCCATCTGTCTGAATTTCACGAGACAAAGGTGGTTAAGAATTCCACTTTCTTGCCAACCACCTGCTCTTCCGAAATGCCTTTATCTTCTGCTAATGTTGCCACGAATATACCTGTTATCCCTGGAGGGTATTTACAAACACTGTTAGATGCTTCTGACTTGTCAAATAATACCAGTATCTCATACTTCACCAACAGTTCTGCAGAGCAAAATGAAGGCAGCCTTGCTCAAACAGAAAAATCATTTGTCCCTCTCCAGTCTGCTCAGGACTGCGTGCTGTCCTCATCTTCGGAGTCTGAGCTGCAACCATTGTCATCGTCTCATAACTTCAAACTGGAAGCAAGCAACTATGGAAGTATGTggtccaacaaggctacatctgGCCCCCAAGAGTTCCTGACTGAAGTCTCAAGGGAGATAGCCACAAATCAATCTAGTGAATTCGAAGCCTCCCAAGTAGTCTCCATGGAGAATAACCTCACAGCTATAACATACAGTCCTATCTGCCTCAGTAGTGGTTGCAACAAGGTTCTTTATGCCTGTGTGCAGGACACCCATCTCCCATCTGATGACTCTTACCAGTTGTGTCCCTTTAGTAATGGAGAGATCTGCTTTCCTTCCCAGCAGACTCCAGGCAGTGCACATGATGACGGCCGGCTCTTTAGCTTTGATTCGATGACTCCCCTTTCTGTCAGTTCAAGCAATTATTGTTCCTTAAGCTTGAAATCCTGTGAAaaggatggtgatgatgatatcACTGATGACTTCTTGGCCCACTGCAGCCCCAAACTGGTGATCCAGCAGAGCATTGATGAGATAGCACCACTTAAAGAGTCCACTGACCTCCTCGATATCTCCAACTTCACTCCTGACAAGTTCCGCCACTCTTCCCTCTCAGAAATGTCTCCACCGGACACACCCAGTCTTTCTCCTCAGAGTACCAGATGTGAGAATATCAAAACAATGAAAGGATTCCAAGAGGGTGTCCCAGGATCATTGGGCAGCATGGAGAAAGTCAAGTGGGACTGTAGTACCCTTTCACAACAGGTCCAAGCAGATGATGGCTTTACATTAAATAACCATCAGTTTCAGTTCCATATGTTCAATGATGAGGACTCTGTTGGCCTGCTTCAAAAAAACCCTTGCCTGTCAACATTTGATGAGTCAGCTGGGCAAATTAGTACCAACAACAAAGTatcaaaatcaagaaagaaaattttacctGGCAAGAGTGGGGCTGTGAGCCAAAGTTCTTCTCAGAAAAACACCAGGAAAAAGTCCCCAAAAGCCAGCAACAAAGGGGTTGAAAAGCCACCTAGCAAAACCTCCCGCCAGGTTCCTAAATCAGCAAAGAAAGGTAAATATGTGGCTGCTGTCAATGGAGAGAAAATGCAGATTGGGATTGGCCGTAATGGGGGCCAGCCCAACAGTACATCCTCTAGTGGAAAGACACTGACTGAATGTATTCAACATGGTGGTCCTGTTGCCCCTATGAAGATGCCAAGTCAGAAGGGACTTTCTGGAGACTGGGCTTTGGGAAAGGAAAGCAGGCCAGGCTGGAATGACATGAGTGTAGTCACTAATACCAACAACCTTCTGGATGATGACCAACGGGAATTTCAAGAACCTTCCTATATCTTGTCCAACATTGCCTCTGGTATGGCAGATGTACAGAGATTCATGATGGCCTCCATAGAGCCCCTTTGGGAACCCATGGAGCACCAAGGGGAgtccaccacattctactccacTGATTCCAATAGCCTAAAATTAAAAACCCTCAAAATATTAGCTGGGACACCACAAGAATCTAAGAAAAAGGTTAATAATGGGTCATCAGGAGCTACTAAGAATCACAGGTCAATCAAAGGTGTGAGCAAAAGCAATGGGAAAGGAGCAATTACTGATCCTGGTCGTGCAGACATGGCTGGTTATAATGAGGACTCTCAATCTGCCTTCTTTGATAAAAAGTACAGCAACATGAGCACTTTAGGCAATAACGGACCAACACACAAAAAATTATATCGTCACAAATCCAGCTCCAAGGCCCTGCGAGATGAGAAATACAAGGGAAAGCGTGTGGAACGAGAACAGGTCCACAAGGATGAGGCTGGGACAGCTTCTTTTGAAAAACTGAG GGATTCCAACTACAATCTCCTAAAAGCAGAAACAGCATTTGGGGTTTTACCTGTGTTTGAAGAAGAGACTCACATTTTCCAGAAAGACATTtga